A single Phytohabitans houttuyneae DNA region contains:
- a CDS encoding AMP-binding protein → MFTSGSTGRPKGVAITHRGVLGLVVDTNYVTVSTTDRVAMTSGVSSDLITFEIWGPLLNGASVHIVDRDVLLSPREFARHLSVHGVTVMSVAAAVVNHGAYLEPLAEVPTLRTLHFGGEAGSPASARALLEAGLRASLLHTYGPTETTMLATFARLTEVRPDRIRLPIGYPVSATEVYVMDEWLRPLPPGMPGEICVAGDRLARGYLGRPALTAERFCPNPVPGRAGQLMYRTGDLGRLLADGQLEVLGRSDRQVKIRGFRVEPAEVEQALVDAPQVAQATVVARADEGPLRLIGYVTAMPGERVSVHKLREELSRRLPGYLVPSALVVLPELPLTASGKVDQRALPPPPDESSLAGARLHHPLDPRERTVASAMAELLGLPAVGRDDNFFALGGHSLLAVQLVDVLHRRGLDVPMVRLLAHPTVAGLARVDGPIATEQPVLVLVHGGGGGVGAYVSLLAEVRDRYRCVLVEAREARGLSVTALAAGYVEQVRAELSGPVAAFAGWSVGGLVALEMARQWQRESGTRAPVLMVDTWPGAPPEAGRGNALASFVYDLATSAGVRPPALPDGEADPGRALAAVLDELRPLPGFGRLDVDQLVERFALFRALSEAVTAHRPHPYDGPVTLVEAAGSPSKETLWAPLCPALRATTLPGDHYTVLRESAPALADIGAALLARPDVP, encoded by the coding sequence ATGTTCACGTCCGGCTCGACCGGGCGGCCGAAGGGCGTGGCGATCACCCACCGGGGCGTGCTCGGGCTCGTCGTGGACACCAACTACGTCACGGTGTCCACCACCGACCGCGTCGCGATGACCAGCGGCGTCAGCTCCGACCTCATCACCTTCGAGATCTGGGGACCCCTGCTCAACGGCGCGAGCGTGCACATCGTCGATCGGGACGTGCTGCTGTCCCCTCGCGAGTTCGCCCGGCACCTCAGCGTCCACGGCGTCACGGTCATGTCGGTGGCGGCCGCCGTCGTCAACCACGGCGCGTACCTCGAACCCCTCGCCGAGGTGCCCACCTTGCGCACCCTCCACTTTGGAGGAGAAGCCGGGAGCCCTGCCTCGGCACGCGCGCTCCTGGAGGCCGGCCTGCGCGCGTCCCTCCTGCACACCTATGGGCCCACCGAGACCACGATGCTGGCCACCTTCGCGCGGCTCACCGAGGTGCGCCCCGACCGGATCCGGCTTCCGATCGGGTACCCCGTGTCGGCCACCGAGGTCTACGTGATGGACGAGTGGCTGCGTCCACTCCCGCCCGGCATGCCCGGTGAGATCTGCGTCGCCGGCGACCGCCTCGCCCGCGGGTACCTGGGGCGGCCGGCGCTGACCGCGGAACGCTTTTGCCCGAACCCGGTTCCAGGTCGCGCCGGGCAGCTGATGTACCGGACCGGCGACCTCGGGCGGCTGCTGGCGGACGGGCAGCTCGAAGTGCTGGGACGGTCCGACCGGCAGGTCAAGATCCGCGGCTTCCGGGTCGAACCCGCCGAGGTGGAGCAGGCACTGGTCGACGCGCCGCAGGTCGCCCAGGCCACGGTGGTCGCCCGGGCCGACGAGGGGCCGTTGCGCCTGATCGGGTACGTGACGGCGATGCCGGGCGAGCGCGTGTCCGTCCACAAGCTGCGCGAGGAGCTGAGCCGCCGCCTGCCCGGCTACCTGGTGCCTTCCGCGCTCGTCGTGCTGCCCGAGCTGCCCCTGACCGCCTCCGGAAAGGTCGACCAGCGCGCGCTGCCGCCGCCGCCGGACGAGTCCTCGCTGGCGGGCGCGAGGCTTCATCACCCGCTCGACCCGCGCGAGCGCACGGTCGCGAGCGCCATGGCGGAGCTGCTCGGGCTGCCCGCCGTCGGCCGCGACGACAACTTCTTCGCCCTCGGCGGCCATTCGCTGCTCGCCGTCCAGCTCGTCGACGTGCTGCACCGCCGTGGCCTCGACGTACCGATGGTGCGGCTGCTGGCACACCCGACCGTGGCCGGGCTGGCGCGCGTGGACGGTCCGATCGCGACGGAGCAGCCCGTGCTCGTGCTCGTGCACGGCGGCGGGGGAGGCGTGGGCGCGTACGTGTCGTTGCTCGCCGAGGTCCGCGACCGCTACCGGTGCGTGCTGGTCGAGGCGCGCGAGGCGCGCGGCCTGTCCGTCACCGCGCTCGCCGCCGGCTACGTCGAGCAGGTGCGCGCGGAGCTGTCCGGACCGGTGGCCGCCTTCGCCGGCTGGTCCGTCGGCGGGCTCGTCGCGCTGGAGATGGCGCGCCAGTGGCAGCGGGAAAGCGGGACGCGCGCTCCCGTGCTGATGGTCGACACCTGGCCGGGTGCGCCGCCCGAGGCCGGGCGGGGCAACGCGCTGGCCTCATTCGTCTACGACCTGGCCACCAGCGCGGGAGTGCGGCCGCCGGCCCTCCCGGACGGCGAGGCGGATCCGGGCCGGGCGCTGGCGGCCGTGCTGGACGAGCTCCGACCCCTTCCCGGCTTCGGGCGGCTCGACGTGGACCAGCTGGTGGAGCGCTTCGCGCTGTTCCGCGCGCTGTCGGAGGCGGTCACGGCCCATCGCCCGCACCCCTACGACGGCCCGGTCACCCTGGTCGAGGCCGCCGGCTCGCCGTCCAAGGAGACCCTGTGGGCGCCGCTGTGCCCGGCGCTGCGCGCCACCACCCTGCCCGGCGACCACTACACGGTGCTCCGCGAGTCGGCCCCCGCACTCGCCGACATCGGCGCGGCGCTGCTCGCCCGGCCCGACGTCCCCTGA
- a CDS encoding transglycosylase family protein — protein MPRGDLDAFMAAVRQVESGGDYRARNAASGASGAYQFIDSTWDGYGGYRRAMDAPPQVQDRRAEQLMSQYHHRYQRWDLVAVAWHGGPSLADRARRDPGVLRGVGDGQISTAGYVARVLAAAGTGLTRPASHRQELAPWRLPRRGAPVAGRTVAIDPDRLHRLAEQLTDHLGVVEHAYHRCRGVAGDLGAGPAGHRVQVAGAHLEARLRAALADALDDWDGLRRLPRLLTRDIGYVVEVRRRVLRADRTEARRTVEGLIGTLAGHGRVARRHAAGLMRELYPAARPGPVFAGVEVRGPWAGTESIFDQFVTPFLRRRGLSPGMEKWHNPNLASDHRPEHTGAYAIDYPTWSGLDDARAVARAMGIRGWRPDSYQQHVIEVDGQRFRVQILWGARIDHADHVHVGIKRA, from the coding sequence ATGCCGCGCGGTGACCTCGATGCCTTCATGGCGGCCGTGCGGCAGGTCGAGTCCGGCGGTGACTACCGGGCCCGCAACGCCGCGTCCGGCGCCAGCGGCGCGTACCAGTTCATCGACTCGACCTGGGACGGGTACGGCGGCTACCGCCGGGCGATGGACGCGCCGCCGCAGGTGCAGGACCGCCGGGCGGAGCAGCTGATGAGCCAGTACCACCACCGGTACCAGCGCTGGGACCTTGTGGCGGTGGCCTGGCACGGCGGGCCCAGCCTGGCCGACCGCGCGCGCCGCGACCCCGGCGTGCTGCGCGGAGTCGGCGACGGGCAGATCTCCACGGCCGGGTACGTGGCCCGGGTGCTCGCCGCCGCCGGCACCGGCCTGACCCGCCCCGCCAGCCACCGGCAGGAGCTCGCCCCGTGGCGGCTGCCCCGGCGCGGCGCACCTGTCGCGGGCCGTACCGTGGCGATCGACCCGGACCGGCTGCACCGCCTTGCCGAGCAGCTGACCGACCACCTCGGCGTGGTGGAGCACGCGTACCACCGCTGCCGTGGCGTGGCCGGTGACCTCGGCGCCGGCCCGGCCGGGCATCGGGTCCAGGTCGCCGGCGCGCACCTCGAGGCGCGGCTGCGCGCCGCGCTCGCCGACGCGCTGGATGACTGGGACGGGCTGCGCCGCCTGCCGCGCCTGCTGACCCGTGACATCGGGTACGTGGTGGAGGTGCGGCGGCGGGTGTTGCGCGCGGACCGTACCGAGGCGCGCCGCACGGTGGAAGGGCTCATCGGCACGCTGGCCGGCCACGGCCGGGTCGCTCGGCGCCACGCGGCCGGGCTGATGCGCGAGCTGTATCCAGCCGCCCGGCCGGGGCCGGTGTTCGCCGGTGTCGAGGTGCGCGGTCCCTGGGCCGGCACCGAGTCGATCTTCGACCAGTTCGTGACGCCCTTTTTGCGCCGGCGCGGCCTGTCCCCGGGCATGGAGAAGTGGCACAACCCGAACCTGGCCTCGGACCACCGGCCGGAGCACACCGGCGCGTACGCCATCGACTACCCGACCTGGTCCGGCCTTGACGACGCGCGGGCCGTGGCGCGTGCCATGGGCATCCGCGGCTGGCGGCCGGACTCGTACCAGCAGCACGTGATCGAGGTCGACGGGCAGCGCTTCCGGGTGCAGATCCTCTGGGGTGCCCGGATCGACCACGCCGACCATGTCCACGTAGGGATCAAGCGAGCCTGA
- a CDS encoding PASTA domain-containing protein gives MPCADSVWLTTEKDEVVEVVSGREVRRFRLGAPLLGLTVSDSHPIAVTADGTAYMIDGETPRAVGKLGIAGTAVVLGAWRGAGRHVLAVDRASGTVAALDPRTGRGFTVQLKLKSRGDLAAPVTLGSFAYVPDYAGPSLWKIDLGRATAASRPLDVPGQPGPFELSVSGGRVWANNQYDRSVLVVDANGHERYADKGTGAELTDTEGQTGPPGGGSPTDPKDPPTQRPPSPQGPPKGPDGRLVTVPSFARGTPHEQACATITELGLRCRAVSAGDDEPGVDPGDVLGTSPAAGRRVPVGSRVVVRYAGPLRTPEVTGLPYREACRQVTAARLRCEQVVSAEVAIAPEQLGVVSAQAPQAQTEISRNSLVTVTYPDSIALPNVADQAFGAACTRLEELYKMRCQAVLGGPVTAGKQAGQVQSQEPAAGTVAKMGTTVTLRYYKGESTPGTVVGANISAACGAIQAEGLECVPVEGTCAQTVGRPVGEVYGQDPPAGQTVAVGSRVTLTYYGDKCTVPGYGGQGWEAACNDINARGFSCNAVPVLNPTPGVVLAQDPPAGTYQLGTPVTIHYSPWTPVPTVLGAAYPPGTQIPGARVIYHYTCDAGGDLCRGLPRNEFYSGLAPGSPTIGAHFRGAAYAVLMTCGTAAGQARVWRTWNGGSPRYYQHVRSESPPPADDREELGCVW, from the coding sequence GTGCCCTGCGCCGACTCGGTCTGGCTGACCACCGAAAAGGACGAGGTCGTCGAGGTCGTGTCCGGGCGGGAGGTGCGCCGGTTCCGCCTCGGCGCGCCGCTGCTCGGGCTGACCGTCTCCGACTCGCACCCGATCGCGGTGACCGCCGACGGCACGGCGTACATGATCGACGGTGAGACACCCCGCGCGGTGGGCAAGCTCGGCATCGCGGGTACCGCGGTGGTGCTCGGCGCGTGGCGCGGCGCCGGCCGGCACGTGCTCGCGGTCGACCGGGCCAGCGGTACCGTGGCGGCGCTCGACCCGCGCACCGGTCGCGGCTTCACCGTCCAGCTGAAGCTCAAGTCCCGCGGCGACCTGGCCGCGCCCGTGACCCTCGGCAGCTTCGCCTACGTTCCCGACTACGCCGGCCCCAGCCTGTGGAAGATCGACCTCGGTCGGGCCACCGCCGCGAGCCGGCCGCTGGACGTGCCGGGCCAGCCGGGGCCGTTCGAGCTGTCGGTGAGCGGCGGCCGGGTCTGGGCAAACAACCAGTACGACCGCAGCGTGCTCGTGGTGGACGCGAACGGTCACGAGCGGTACGCCGACAAGGGCACCGGCGCGGAGCTGACCGACACCGAGGGGCAGACCGGCCCGCCCGGCGGCGGCTCCCCCACCGACCCGAAGGACCCGCCGACGCAGCGGCCCCCGTCGCCGCAGGGCCCGCCGAAGGGTCCGGACGGCCGCCTGGTGACCGTGCCGTCGTTCGCGCGCGGCACCCCGCACGAGCAGGCGTGCGCGACCATCACCGAGCTGGGCCTGCGCTGCCGCGCGGTCTCCGCCGGCGACGACGAGCCCGGCGTGGACCCCGGTGACGTGCTCGGGACCAGCCCCGCGGCCGGGCGCCGGGTGCCGGTGGGCAGCCGGGTCGTGGTCCGGTACGCCGGTCCACTTCGGACGCCCGAGGTGACCGGCCTGCCGTACCGGGAGGCCTGCCGCCAGGTCACCGCCGCACGGCTCAGGTGCGAGCAGGTGGTGTCCGCGGAGGTGGCCATCGCGCCCGAGCAGCTCGGCGTCGTGTCCGCCCAGGCACCCCAGGCGCAGACCGAGATCAGCCGAAACAGCCTCGTCACCGTCACGTACCCCGACTCGATCGCCCTGCCGAACGTCGCCGACCAGGCGTTCGGAGCTGCCTGCACGCGCCTTGAAGAGCTGTACAAGATGAGGTGCCAGGCGGTCCTCGGCGGTCCGGTCACGGCCGGCAAGCAGGCTGGGCAGGTCCAGTCGCAGGAGCCGGCCGCCGGCACGGTCGCCAAGATGGGCACGACGGTCACGCTGCGGTACTACAAGGGCGAGAGCACGCCGGGCACCGTCGTCGGCGCCAACATCTCCGCCGCCTGCGGCGCCATCCAGGCCGAAGGGCTCGAATGCGTGCCGGTGGAGGGCACCTGCGCGCAGACCGTGGGCCGCCCGGTCGGCGAGGTGTACGGCCAGGACCCGCCGGCCGGGCAGACCGTGGCCGTGGGCAGCCGGGTCACGCTGACCTACTACGGCGACAAGTGCACGGTGCCCGGCTACGGCGGGCAGGGCTGGGAGGCGGCCTGCAACGACATCAACGCGCGCGGCTTCAGCTGCAACGCGGTCCCGGTGCTGAACCCGACGCCGGGTGTGGTCCTCGCCCAGGACCCGCCCGCCGGCACGTACCAACTGGGCACCCCGGTCACCATCCACTACTCGCCCTGGACGCCGGTCCCGACGGTGCTCGGCGCCGCCTACCCGCCCGGTACGCAGATCCCCGGCGCCCGCGTGATCTATCACTACACCTGCGACGCCGGCGGCGACCTGTGCCGGGGACTGCCCCGCAACGAGTTCTACTCAGGGCTGGCGCCCGGCTCTCCCACGATCGGCGCCCATTTCCGCGGCGCAGCGTACGCGGTGCTGATGACGTGCGGCACCGCCGCTGGCCAGGCACGGGTGTGGCGGACCTGGAACGGCGGCTCGCCGCGCTACTACCAGCACGTCCGCTCCGAGAGCCCGCCGCCCGCCGACGACCGCGAAGAGCTCGGCTGCGTCTGGTAG
- a CDS encoding FtsK/SpoIIIE domain-containing protein: protein MTLVDPGSRNGTELRGYRVHGDTALGGGEVVRLGGSAVAVRQRAPADARLEPGPAQGGYRFNRPPRIVPPHRRPELTVPAEPERPRGFRFPLATVLLPLLLAGVIYVLLPNSLFYLVFLAFSPLMAIAHVITERRSGRGEYREKLAAYQAELAAVRQQLAQLAVAEEITTREALPDPAAVVRIATGPTGRLFERRPADGDFGRLRVGLADRPADVRLSGPGAAQEKPPTVYAVPVAVDLAGEGVIGVAGPRPAHLAAARALIGQAAALHAPHDLGVVIFTGVDEAPDWEWATWLPHTLPHRADLACRRMVATDREQAEARIAELRRILDERAGDQHADLRERPLGRRLLVVLDGARRLRGLPGLADLLRAGPALGVYALCLDTAEANLPDECRATVVATDPSGALVRVRRPGGAIEDVLADGLPADLAAGVARALAPVRVLGAPLGEGGDLPDRVRYLDLAGLGPDPTPEAVAARWAARPGGRRTDVLLGAGASGPVTVDLRRDGPHALIAGTSGAGKSELLQTLVAGLALGNTPDALNLVLVDYKGGSAFAECADLPHCVGMVTDLDGHLAGRALASLSAELRRRETILAGAGAKDIEDYWARTGGRLPRLVIVVDEFATLVEEVPEFVTGVVGIGMRGRSLGVHVVLATQRPGGVVNAEIRANVNLRLCLRVTRGEESADVVDVPDAARISRLHPGRAYLRTGHSDLALVQCARVGWPRQPDTSRVDTIRVTPRLVTDLGRPARQVTSGPDLGYAGPTDLTALVAAVRGAAERIKVAAPPSPWLPPLPSRVTLASLGDGGGDATVAAPIGLADHPHEQAQRPFVLDVEEAGAVAVAGMSRTGRSTALRTLAAALAARSSPADVHLYALDYGNRALASLAALPHCGACVDGDEQDRAERLLDLLTAEIGRRAGVLSAGGYSSVREQRAAAAPPDRLPYLVLLLDRYETFLSQHTETDGGRLVETLDGLLRRGPAAGVLTVLTTDRSGFNHRLASAVATRLLLRQAEPDDLAVFGADPREAPRAMPAGRAVVVPSGAEVQLALLAPDPDGAAQSGAVEALAASLRARWDGLDRGRLPHRVDPLPLAITVAELAALGSGTPPGSPTTCTVGAGGDHLAPVHVDLAEAGSLFLVSGPARSGRSTALAAVVGSLARGLPTIVCCPARRRWRTWPVGPGCSPCCAAASPPWNWTTPWSRRPVGRWQSWSTTPNCSATGWPPTPWSA, encoded by the coding sequence GTGACCCTTGTCGACCCGGGCTCGCGCAACGGGACCGAGCTGCGCGGCTACCGGGTGCACGGGGACACGGCGCTGGGCGGCGGTGAGGTGGTGCGGCTCGGCGGGTCGGCGGTGGCGGTACGGCAGCGGGCACCGGCGGACGCACGGCTGGAGCCCGGTCCGGCCCAGGGTGGGTACCGGTTCAACCGCCCACCGCGGATCGTGCCGCCCCACCGCCGGCCCGAGCTGACCGTGCCCGCCGAGCCGGAGCGCCCCCGCGGGTTCCGGTTTCCGCTGGCCACCGTGCTGCTGCCGCTGCTGCTGGCCGGCGTTATCTACGTCCTGCTCCCGAACTCCCTGTTCTACCTTGTCTTCCTCGCCTTCTCGCCGCTGATGGCGATCGCGCATGTGATCACCGAGCGGCGCAGCGGCCGCGGCGAGTACCGGGAGAAGCTGGCGGCGTACCAGGCGGAGCTGGCCGCCGTCCGCCAGCAGCTCGCGCAGCTGGCGGTCGCCGAGGAGATCACCACGCGGGAGGCGCTGCCCGACCCCGCGGCGGTGGTACGGATCGCGACCGGCCCGACCGGCCGCCTCTTCGAGCGCAGGCCGGCGGACGGCGACTTCGGCCGGCTGCGGGTGGGGCTGGCGGACCGGCCGGCGGACGTGCGCCTCAGCGGCCCGGGCGCCGCGCAGGAGAAGCCGCCGACGGTGTACGCCGTACCGGTGGCCGTGGACCTCGCCGGCGAAGGCGTGATCGGGGTCGCCGGCCCGCGACCGGCGCACCTGGCCGCCGCTCGCGCCCTGATCGGCCAGGCGGCCGCCCTGCACGCACCGCACGACCTCGGCGTCGTCATCTTCACCGGTGTTGACGAGGCGCCCGACTGGGAGTGGGCCACCTGGCTGCCGCACACGCTGCCGCACCGCGCCGACCTCGCCTGCCGGCGCATGGTGGCGACCGACCGCGAGCAGGCCGAGGCGCGCATCGCCGAGCTGCGCCGGATCCTCGACGAACGCGCCGGCGACCAGCACGCGGACCTGCGTGAACGGCCACTGGGGCGGCGCCTGCTCGTCGTCCTCGACGGTGCCCGGCGGCTGCGCGGCCTGCCCGGCCTGGCCGACCTGCTCCGCGCCGGCCCCGCCCTCGGCGTGTACGCGCTCTGCCTGGACACCGCCGAGGCCAACCTGCCGGACGAGTGCCGGGCCACCGTCGTGGCCACCGACCCGTCCGGCGCCCTGGTCCGGGTCCGCCGGCCGGGCGGCGCGATCGAGGACGTACTCGCGGACGGGCTCCCGGCGGACCTGGCCGCGGGCGTGGCGCGGGCGCTCGCGCCGGTGCGCGTCCTCGGCGCACCCCTCGGCGAAGGCGGCGACCTGCCCGACCGCGTGCGCTACCTCGACCTTGCCGGCCTCGGGCCGGACCCCACGCCGGAGGCAGTCGCGGCGCGCTGGGCCGCGCGGCCGGGCGGGCGCCGCACCGACGTGCTCCTGGGCGCGGGTGCGTCCGGACCGGTCACTGTGGACCTGCGGCGGGACGGGCCGCACGCGCTCATCGCGGGTACCAGCGGCGCCGGAAAGTCCGAGCTGCTCCAGACGCTGGTCGCCGGCCTCGCGCTCGGCAACACGCCGGACGCGCTCAACCTCGTGCTGGTGGACTACAAGGGCGGCAGCGCGTTCGCCGAGTGCGCCGACCTGCCGCACTGCGTGGGCATGGTGACCGACCTCGACGGCCACCTCGCCGGCCGCGCCCTCGCCTCGCTCTCCGCCGAGCTGCGCCGCCGCGAAACCATCCTGGCCGGCGCCGGCGCCAAGGACATCGAGGACTACTGGGCCCGTACCGGCGGCCGCCTGCCGCGGCTGGTGATCGTGGTCGACGAGTTCGCCACGCTTGTCGAGGAGGTGCCCGAGTTCGTGACCGGCGTGGTCGGCATCGGCATGCGCGGCCGCAGCCTCGGCGTGCACGTGGTGCTCGCCACGCAGCGCCCGGGCGGCGTGGTCAACGCGGAGATCCGGGCGAACGTCAACCTGCGGCTCTGCCTGCGGGTCACCCGCGGTGAGGAGAGCGCCGACGTGGTCGACGTGCCCGACGCCGCGCGCATCTCCCGGCTGCACCCCGGCCGCGCCTATCTGCGTACCGGACACAGCGACCTCGCGCTCGTGCAGTGTGCGCGGGTCGGCTGGCCGCGGCAGCCCGACACGTCCAGAGTGGACACGATCCGGGTCACCCCGCGCCTGGTCACCGACCTTGGCCGGCCGGCTCGACAGGTCACCTCGGGCCCCGACCTGGGGTACGCCGGTCCCACCGACCTGACCGCCCTGGTCGCCGCCGTCCGTGGCGCGGCCGAGCGGATCAAGGTGGCCGCCCCGCCCAGCCCTTGGCTGCCACCGCTGCCGTCCCGGGTCACGCTCGCCTCCCTGGGTGACGGAGGCGGCGACGCGACCGTCGCCGCGCCGATCGGGCTCGCCGATCACCCGCACGAGCAGGCGCAGCGCCCGTTCGTGCTCGACGTGGAGGAGGCCGGGGCGGTGGCGGTCGCGGGCATGTCGCGCACCGGGCGCTCCACCGCGCTGCGCACGCTCGCGGCCGCGCTCGCCGCCCGTTCCAGCCCGGCCGACGTGCACCTGTACGCCCTCGACTACGGCAACCGCGCGCTGGCCTCGCTGGCGGCGCTGCCGCACTGCGGCGCCTGCGTCGACGGCGACGAGCAGGATCGCGCGGAGCGCCTGCTCGACCTGCTCACCGCCGAGATCGGCCGGCGCGCCGGCGTCCTCTCCGCCGGCGGGTACTCCTCCGTGCGCGAGCAGCGCGCCGCCGCCGCGCCACCGGACCGGCTGCCCTACCTGGTGCTGCTGCTGGACAGGTACGAGACGTTCCTGTCCCAGCACACCGAGACCGACGGCGGCCGGCTCGTCGAGACCCTCGACGGCTTGCTCCGCCGCGGCCCCGCCGCCGGCGTCCTCACGGTGCTCACCACCGACCGGTCCGGCTTCAACCACCGCCTGGCCAGCGCCGTCGCCACCCGGCTGCTGCTGCGCCAGGCCGAGCCGGACGACCTGGCCGTCTTCGGCGCCGACCCGCGCGAGGCGCCGCGCGCGATGCCCGCCGGTCGCGCTGTCGTCGTGCCGTCCGGCGCCGAGGTGCAGCTGGCGCTGCTCGCCCCCGACCCGGACGGCGCGGCGCAGTCCGGTGCGGTCGAGGCGCTGGCCGCCTCGCTTCGCGCCCGGTGGGACGGGCTCGACCGCGGGCGGCTGCCGCACCGGGTGGACCCGCTCCCGCTGGCCATCACCGTGGCGGAGCTTGCCGCGCTGGGCAGCGGGACGCCGCCCGGGTCGCCGACCACCTGTACGGTCGGCGCCGGCGGCGACCACCTCGCACCGGTGCATGTCGACCTGGCCGAGGCCGGCTCGCTCTTCCTCGTCTCCGGCCCCGCCCGCTCCGGCCGCAGCACCGCGCTGGCCGCGGTCGTCGGATCGCTCGCCCGCGGGCTGCCGACCATCGTCTGCTGCCCCGCCCGTCGCCGCTGGCGGACCTGGCCGGTCGGGCCGGGGTGCTCGCCGTGCTGCGCGGCAGCGAGCCCTCCATGGAACTGGACGACGCCCTGGAGCAGGCGGCCGGTGGGCCGGTGGCAGTCGTGGTCGACGACGCCGAACTGCTCGGCGACGGGCTGGCCGCCGACACCCTGGAGCGCCTGA
- a CDS encoding condensation domain-containing protein, with the protein MTAVEAPLSFSQEGLWLTEQMFPSLPQFVLMRAFRLRGGVDGAALSDAVHALGARHETLRTSFVVEDGQPRQRVRADVAPRLVRRDLRAEGDPLQVARQITEDSAARPFDLVAGPPMRALLLQLADDDHVLVLAAHHLVIDLWSWPALLEDLSELYAAQRQGRSPKLADIPMGTTDYARWQRSRADDPEVRDQLAHWRRELDGVPSALSLPVDKQRQPGPSRGGGVIHRPLGPDTQAALGALCKAEGVSVAMVALAALGALLARYTREPVLTVGLPVAGDRHRPEVERLVGMFVNVLPAKVDLRHGPTFRALVRQAKMTVFDVLINQDVPYELLLRTLLPDSAPGVMHYEQVALNVRHPEPDALALDGVEVTEFPGGRWYPPGDLTLTVDVADERTDMVWIYDETLFDPSTIAEMAEQFDALVSDGLARPDTPVADLRVAAPHRRATAPPHPERAPAAPSPAGSRSGCAAPRTLWR; encoded by the coding sequence ATGACGGCCGTCGAGGCACCCCTGTCCTTCTCCCAGGAAGGCCTCTGGCTGACGGAACAGATGTTTCCCAGCCTGCCGCAGTTCGTGTTGATGCGCGCGTTCCGGCTCCGCGGAGGCGTCGACGGGGCCGCGTTAAGCGACGCCGTCCACGCCCTGGGCGCCCGGCACGAGACACTGCGGACCAGCTTCGTGGTCGAGGATGGCCAGCCCCGGCAGCGGGTCCGTGCGGACGTGGCACCGCGGCTGGTACGCCGCGACCTGCGTGCCGAAGGCGACCCGCTGCAGGTCGCGCGCCAGATCACCGAGGACAGCGCGGCGCGCCCCTTCGACCTCGTCGCCGGCCCGCCGATGCGGGCGCTGCTGCTCCAGCTGGCCGACGACGACCACGTACTCGTGCTGGCCGCGCATCATCTCGTCATCGACCTGTGGTCGTGGCCGGCGCTGCTGGAAGACCTGTCCGAGCTCTACGCCGCCCAACGGCAGGGCCGATCGCCGAAGCTGGCCGACATCCCGATGGGCACGACGGACTACGCCCGATGGCAGCGGTCCCGCGCGGACGACCCGGAGGTGCGCGACCAGCTCGCGCATTGGCGGCGCGAGCTCGACGGCGTCCCCTCCGCGCTGTCGCTGCCGGTCGACAAGCAGCGCCAGCCCGGCCCGTCGCGCGGCGGTGGCGTGATTCACCGTCCACTGGGGCCGGACACGCAGGCCGCGCTCGGCGCGCTCTGCAAGGCGGAGGGTGTCTCCGTGGCGATGGTCGCGCTGGCGGCACTCGGCGCCCTGCTCGCGCGGTACACCCGGGAGCCGGTGCTGACCGTCGGGCTTCCGGTGGCCGGTGACCGGCACCGCCCCGAGGTGGAACGCCTGGTCGGCATGTTCGTCAACGTGCTGCCCGCCAAGGTGGACCTGCGGCACGGCCCGACGTTCCGGGCGCTGGTGCGGCAGGCCAAGATGACCGTCTTCGACGTCCTGATCAACCAGGACGTGCCCTACGAGCTGCTGCTGCGGACCCTGCTGCCGGACAGCGCGCCGGGCGTCATGCACTACGAGCAGGTCGCGCTCAACGTGCGGCATCCGGAGCCCGACGCGTTGGCGCTCGACGGCGTCGAGGTGACCGAGTTTCCCGGCGGCCGCTGGTACCCGCCGGGTGACCTGACCCTCACCGTCGACGTCGCCGACGAGCGTACCGACATGGTGTGGATCTACGACGAGACGCTGTTCGACCCCTCGACGATCGCCGAGATGGCCGAGCAGTTCGACGCGTTGGTGAGCGACGGGCTGGCGCGGCCCGACACGCCCGTCGCCGACCTGCGCGTGGCCGCACCGCACCGGCGGGCGACGGCACCCCCGCATCCCGAGCGCGCCCCGGCGGCACCATCGCCGGCCGGTTCGCGGAGTGGGTGCGCCGCACCCCGGACGCTCTGGCGGTGA
- a CDS encoding WXG100 family type VII secretion target: MYQLDPAQANELGRKFGQQADVETTALIRDMNSSIHRMQGMIATLTAGVKGMDWKGRRATSFDNLWEGEFRPNMQRMQQAMTDFTPVLERLRAALKDAEAAMHAHARDTEAIDFAH; the protein is encoded by the coding sequence ATGTATCAGCTCGATCCGGCGCAAGCCAACGAGTTGGGGCGCAAGTTCGGGCAACAGGCCGACGTGGAGACGACGGCCCTGATCCGCGACATGAACTCGAGCATCCACCGCATGCAAGGAATGATCGCCACGCTCACCGCCGGCGTGAAGGGCATGGACTGGAAGGGCAGGCGGGCCACGTCGTTCGACAACCTGTGGGAGGGCGAGTTCCGCCCGAACATGCAGCGCATGCAGCAGGCCATGACCGACTTCACGCCGGTGCTGGAGCGGCTGCGGGCGGCGCTCAAGGACGCCGAAGCGGCGATGCACGCGCACGCCCGCGACACCGAAGCGATCGACTTCGCGCACTGA